Proteins from one Mesoplasma sp. JKS002658 genomic window:
- a CDS encoding replication-associated recombination protein A: MKPLAEILRPTTIKNIVGQSQLLQSEGLVNKMVEKQFACNLIFYGPPGVGKTTFAYALGTDLHQEVHYFNASVEKKENLDKILKKATVEQPITLIIDEVQRMNQNKQDILLEYMEKGLVFVYFTTTENPYFVINPALRSRATILELKPISAQDMFTFFKQKLTHHELELLIDDEALMYLCELANGDLRVAINKLELLINLYPGEVINTPLISKVFDHKGVQQGGKYGDTFHDLKSALQKSIRGSDVDAALYYFARMLSLGEYEALMRRMLIIAYEDIGLANPVIPVHVFTACQVFRNVGMPEGVIPLGLVICEMALSIKSNSAYLATQNALNDVGQGKVYDIPAHLKDSHYSSAKKLNRGVGYKYAHNYPNDWVEQQYLPDELKDVHYYQPKLHSAYEKKLNEIYESFKKTPKK, translated from the coding sequence ATGAAACCATTAGCTGAAATTTTGCGACCAACAACAATTAAAAACATTGTGGGTCAAAGTCAGTTACTCCAATCAGAAGGTTTGGTTAATAAAATGGTTGAAAAGCAGTTTGCTTGTAACTTGATTTTTTATGGTCCTCCAGGAGTTGGTAAAACCACGTTTGCTTATGCTCTGGGAACAGATTTACACCAAGAAGTGCATTACTTTAATGCTAGTGTCGAGAAAAAAGAAAACTTAGATAAAATTCTTAAAAAAGCAACTGTTGAACAACCGATTACCCTGATCATTGATGAAGTGCAAAGAATGAATCAGAACAAACAAGATATTCTTTTAGAATATATGGAAAAAGGTTTAGTTTTTGTTTATTTTACAACAACTGAAAATCCTTATTTTGTGATTAATCCTGCCCTAAGGTCACGTGCAACGATTTTAGAGTTAAAACCAATTTCGGCTCAAGATATGTTTACTTTCTTTAAACAAAAACTTACACATCATGAACTTGAACTTTTAATTGATGATGAAGCTTTAATGTATTTATGCGAACTTGCTAATGGTGATTTGCGAGTGGCGATTAATAAACTTGAACTTTTGATAAACCTTTATCCTGGTGAAGTCATCAACACTCCTTTAATCAGTAAAGTTTTTGATCATAAGGGTGTTCAACAAGGAGGAAAATATGGTGATACTTTCCACGATTTGAAATCAGCGTTGCAAAAATCAATTCGTGGTAGTGATGTTGATGCTGCTTTATATTACTTTGCTCGAATGCTTAGTTTAGGAGAATATGAAGCTTTAATGCGACGAATGTTAATTATTGCTTATGAGGATATTGGTTTAGCTAATCCTGTGATTCCTGTCCATGTCTTTACTGCGTGTCAAGTCTTTAGAAATGTGGGAATGCCAGAAGGAGTAATTCCCTTGGGTTTGGTTATTTGTGAGATGGCTTTAAGTATCAAGTCTAACTCCGCTTATTTAGCTACCCAAAATGCTTTAAATGATGTTGGTCAAGGAAAAGTTTATGATATTCCTGCCCACTTAAAGGATAGTCACTATTCTTCGGCAAAAAAACTTAACCGGGGAGTTGGTTATAAGTATGCTCATAATTATCCCAATGATTGGGTGGAACAACAATATTTACCAGATGAGCTAAAAGATGTTCATTACTATCAACCAAAATTACACAGCGCTTATGAGAAAAAACTTAACGAAATTTATGAAAGCTTTAAAAAAACACCCAAGAAATAA